The following proteins come from a genomic window of Denitromonas sp.:
- a CDS encoding glycerol-3-phosphate dehydrogenase/oxidase — protein MAPEDVDLAPPTLARPALQAAAQAVEHWDVIIIGGGATGLGAAVDAASRGYRTLLLEAHDFAKGTSSRSTKLIHGGVRYLGQGRIALVREALVERARLLRNAPAQVAPLRFVVPVYSRWEQLKLRVGLSAYEWLAGRYSLGRVRGLSVAQTRAALPNARPEGLLGGVAYFDGQFDDAGLAIALAQTVFDHGGVALNYAPVTGLVETDGRITGVRGHDEITGQALEFTARVVINATGVWADDIRRMAIPDAPPMLAPSQGVHVVVDAAWLPGDTALLVPETDDGRVLFMIPWQGKVLLGTTDTPRDDIPLEPQAQTAEIDFILRTAARYLLRAPGRDDIRSVFAGLRPLIAADPDAPRSELSREHVIRVSPQGLITIAGGKWTTYRQMAEEVIDRAASEAGLGARACCTADLPLHAEPAPEAGERLHPRLDVTEARVRHAVRAQFALTVEDVLARRSRALFLDAEAATAVAPEVARILADELGRDADWLGAQISDFAALAAGYSHR, from the coding sequence ATGGCGCCTGAGGATGTCGACCTGGCGCCGCCCACCCTGGCGCGCCCGGCGTTGCAGGCGGCGGCGCAGGCGGTCGAGCACTGGGATGTGATCATCATCGGTGGCGGCGCGACCGGCCTGGGGGCGGCGGTCGACGCTGCCAGCCGCGGCTATCGCACCTTGCTGCTGGAGGCGCACGACTTTGCCAAGGGCACCAGCTCGCGTTCGACCAAGCTGATCCACGGCGGGGTGCGCTACCTTGGCCAGGGCCGGATCGCGCTGGTGCGCGAGGCGCTGGTCGAGCGCGCGCGCCTGCTGCGGAATGCCCCGGCCCAGGTCGCCCCGCTGCGCTTCGTGGTGCCGGTCTACAGCCGCTGGGAGCAGCTCAAGCTGCGTGTCGGGCTGAGCGCCTACGAATGGCTGGCCGGGCGCTACAGCCTCGGCCGGGTGCGCGGCCTGTCGGTGGCCCAGACCCGCGCCGCGCTGCCCAATGCCCGGCCGGAGGGCCTGCTCGGCGGGGTGGCGTATTTCGATGGCCAGTTCGACGACGCCGGCCTGGCCATCGCGCTGGCGCAGACCGTGTTCGACCACGGCGGCGTGGCACTCAACTACGCCCCGGTGACCGGTCTGGTCGAGACGGACGGCCGCATCACCGGCGTGCGCGGGCATGACGAGATCACCGGCCAGGCACTCGAATTCACCGCCCGCGTGGTGATCAACGCCACCGGCGTGTGGGCCGACGACATCCGCCGCATGGCGATCCCCGATGCGCCGCCCATGCTCGCACCCAGCCAGGGCGTGCATGTGGTGGTCGATGCCGCCTGGCTGCCCGGCGACACCGCGCTGCTGGTGCCCGAGACCGACGACGGTCGCGTGCTGTTCATGATCCCCTGGCAGGGCAAGGTGCTGCTCGGCACCACCGACACCCCGCGCGACGACATCCCGCTCGAACCGCAGGCGCAGACGGCGGAGATCGACTTCATCCTGCGCACTGCCGCGCGCTACCTGCTGCGCGCGCCCGGGCGCGACGACATCCGCAGCGTGTTCGCCGGCCTGCGCCCACTCATCGCCGCCGACCCCGACGCGCCGCGCAGCGAACTCTCGCGCGAGCATGTGATCCGCGTCTCGCCGCAGGGCCTGATCACCATTGCCGGCGGCAAGTGGACCACCTACCGGCAGATGGCCGAAGAGGTGATCGATCGCGCGGCGAGCGAGGCCGGCCTGGGCGCACGCGCCTGCTGCACAGCCGATCTGCCGCTGCATGCCGAGCCTGCGCCCGAGGCCGGCGAACGCCTGCACCCACGCCTCGACGTGACCGAAGCCCGGGTGCGCCATGCAGTCCGTGCGCAGTTTGCGCTGACGGTCGAGGACGTGCTCGCCCGGCGCAGCCGCGCGCTGTTTCTCGATGCCGAGGCGGCCACCGCCGTCGCCCCCGAGGTGGCGCGCATCCTGGCGGACGAACTGGGGCGCGATGCCGACTGGCTGGGCGCGCAGATCTCCGATTTCGCTGCGTTGGCGGCGGGGTATAGCCACCGCTGA
- the napH gene encoding quinol dehydrogenase ferredoxin subunit NapH yields MARRHWLLRHRWLLLRRVSQLGLLAAFLAGPWFGLWLLRGNLASSVVLETVPLTDPLVLLQALVAGHGAHIAALSGAALVLLAYAVLGGRSYCAWVCPLNLVTDLAAGLRRAMGLGRGWPMRRQTRWVLLGAIVVASWVTGALVWELLNPITLLQRGIVFGVGAGWSLVVAVFAFDLLVSGHGWCGHVCPVGAFYGLLGKVSVLRVNAARRAQCTDCGGCFRICPEPQVIAPALKPANPGASPVILGGDCLNCGRCIDVCDEAVFAFGPRRGVRLVAPSAAETPPR; encoded by the coding sequence ATGGCGCGTCGTCACTGGTTGCTGCGCCACCGCTGGCTGCTGCTTCGGCGCGTGAGTCAGCTCGGTCTGCTGGCAGCGTTTCTGGCCGGGCCATGGTTCGGGCTGTGGTTGCTGCGCGGCAATCTGGCCTCAAGCGTGGTGCTCGAGACGGTCCCGCTGACCGATCCGCTGGTGCTGCTGCAGGCGCTGGTGGCCGGCCATGGCGCGCACATCGCGGCGCTGTCGGGCGCGGCGCTGGTGCTGCTGGCCTACGCGGTGTTGGGGGGGCGAAGTTATTGCGCCTGGGTGTGTCCGCTCAACCTGGTCACCGACCTGGCCGCCGGACTGCGACGGGCGATGGGCCTTGGCCGCGGCTGGCCGATGCGGCGGCAGACGCGGTGGGTGCTGCTGGGGGCGATCGTTGTGGCGTCGTGGGTAACGGGCGCCCTGGTGTGGGAGCTGCTCAACCCGATCACCCTGTTGCAGCGGGGCATTGTCTTCGGGGTTGGCGCGGGCTGGAGCCTGGTGGTGGCGGTGTTTGCGTTCGATCTGCTGGTGAGCGGCCACGGTTGGTGTGGCCATGTGTGCCCGGTCGGTGCGTTCTACGGTTTGCTTGGCAAGGTGTCGGTGTTGCGGGTCAACGCCGCGCGGCGGGCGCAATGCACCGATTGTGGCGGCTGCTTTCGCATTTGTCCCGAGCCGCAGGTGATCGCGCCGGCGCTCAAACCGGCGAACCCCGGGGCCTCGCCGGTCATCCTCGGCGGCGATTGCCTCAACTGCGGACGGTGTATCGATGTGTGCGACGAGGCGGTGTTTGCGTTCGGGCCGCGGCGGGGCGTGAGGCTTGTCGCCCCGAGTGCCGCGGAGACACCGCCGCGTTGA
- a CDS encoding DUF2917 domain-containing protein — MKATLTQTALDLAARAVCSIGDFQGGTVHCLRGRLWVTAEGHAQDVWLTPGTTLTLPDPGKVVIQADADSTLALIAAPRRQPVAAVLRQLRQLWQRHRPAAGVIGPRCDMRC, encoded by the coding sequence ATGAAAGCCACACTAACACAGACAGCGCTTGATCTCGCCGCCAGGGCGGTGTGCTCGATCGGCGATTTCCAGGGCGGCACGGTGCACTGCCTGCGCGGCCGGCTGTGGGTCACCGCCGAAGGCCATGCCCAGGATGTCTGGCTCACCCCGGGCACGACGCTCACCCTGCCCGACCCCGGCAAAGTCGTGATCCAGGCCGATGCGGACAGCACGCTCGCGCTCATCGCCGCCCCGCGGCGCCAGCCTGTGGCCGCAGTGCTGAGGCAGTTGCGGCAGCTGTGGCAACGGCACCGGCCGGCGGCGGGAGTCATCGGGCCGAGGTGCGACATGCGCTGCTAG
- the glpK gene encoding glycerol kinase GlpK, translating into MDYLLALDQGTTSSRAMLFDANARVCAMAQREFAQHFPRPGWVEHDASEIWQTQLACARQALAEAGVAPAAVRAVGISNQRETTVLWERATGRPVGPAIVWQDRRTADICDRLRGAGEAERIRERTGLELDAYFSATKLAWLLDHVPGARGRAAAGELAFGTIDSWLVWQLTGGARHVTDASNAARTLLFDIHRQQWDEDLLALFDIPRAVLPSVVASSGVLGECAPAVLGAAIPIAGIAGDQQAATFGQACLAPGMAKNTYGTGCFLTLNTGKQPVASRHRLLTTIAWRRAEGTDYLLEGSVFMAGAVVQWLRDGLGLITTAGDIEALAATVSDSGEVVMVPAFAGLGAPHWDAYARGSLMGMTRGTTAAHIARAALEAVALQNADLLTAMAADGAEVKELRVDGGMTRNNLLMQLQADLLGVPVLRPMQTETTALGAAFLAGRAVGVWPDDAAIAAHWQLDRAFEPQASADWREALLARWHKAIVRNRGWADGA; encoded by the coding sequence ATGGACTACCTTCTCGCGCTCGATCAGGGCACGACCAGCTCCCGCGCGATGCTGTTCGACGCCAACGCCCGGGTGTGCGCCATGGCTCAGCGCGAGTTCGCGCAGCACTTCCCCCGGCCGGGCTGGGTCGAGCATGACGCGAGCGAAATCTGGCAGACGCAGCTGGCTTGCGCACGGCAGGCGCTGGCTGAGGCGGGGGTGGCGCCGGCGGCGGTGCGGGCGGTGGGGATCAGCAACCAGCGCGAGACCACGGTGTTGTGGGAGCGCGCCACGGGTCGGCCTGTCGGCCCGGCCATCGTCTGGCAAGACCGCCGCACCGCCGACATCTGCGACCGCCTGCGCGGCGCGGGAGAGGCCGAGCGCATTCGCGAGCGCACCGGGCTGGAGCTCGATGCCTACTTCTCGGCCACCAAGCTGGCCTGGCTGCTCGACCATGTGCCCGGCGCCCGTGGGCGTGCGGCGGCCGGCGAGCTGGCCTTCGGCACCATCGACAGCTGGCTGGTGTGGCAGCTCACCGGCGGCGCTCGCCATGTGACCGACGCCAGCAATGCGGCGCGCACCTTGTTGTTCGACATTCACCGCCAACAGTGGGATGAGGATTTGCTCGCGTTGTTTGACATCCCGCGCGCGGTGCTGCCGAGCGTGGTGGCCTCCAGCGGCGTGCTGGGGGAATGCGCGCCGGCCGTGCTGGGGGCGGCGATCCCGATCGCCGGCATCGCGGGTGACCAGCAGGCCGCCACCTTCGGCCAGGCCTGCCTCGCGCCGGGCATGGCCAAAAACACCTATGGCACCGGCTGCTTCCTCACGCTCAATACCGGCAAGCAGCCGGTGGCCTCGCGGCACCGCCTGCTCACCACCATTGCCTGGCGGCGTGCCGAGGGCACCGACTACCTGCTCGAAGGCAGCGTCTTCATGGCCGGCGCCGTGGTGCAGTGGCTGCGCGACGGGCTCGGCCTGATCACCACCGCTGGCGACATTGAAGCCCTGGCCGCGACAGTGTCCGACAGCGGCGAGGTGGTGATGGTGCCGGCCTTTGCCGGCCTCGGCGCCCCGCACTGGGACGCCTACGCCCGCGGCAGCCTGATGGGCATGACCCGCGGCACCACGGCCGCCCACATCGCCCGCGCCGCGCTGGAGGCCGTCGCCCTGCAGAACGCCGACCTGCTCACCGCCATGGCCGCCGATGGCGCCGAGGTGAAGGAACTGCGGGTCGATGGCGGCATGACTCGCAACAACCTGCTCATGCAGTTGCAGGCCGACCTGCTCGGGGTGCCGGTGCTGCGGCCGATGCAGACCGAAACCACCGCCCTGGGTGCCGCCTTCCTGGCCGGGCGGGCGGTGGGCGTGTGGCCGGACGATGCGGCCATCGCCGCCCACTGGCAGCTGGATCGGGCCTTCGAACCGCAGGCCTCGGCCGACTGGCGCGAGGCCTTGCTGGCGCGCTGGCACAAGGCCATCGTGCGCAACCGGGGCTGGGCCGATGGCGCCTGA
- a CDS encoding 4Fe-4S dicluster domain-containing protein, producing the protein MSNIPCAVACPTDALTAPAPGITAARMGLARMTGPDTCYTINGTAQCGACYLACPVKDAAITMERRSAGGRVYFEPTVNAAHCTGCGKCEAACVTEEASIKVLPLALARQDRLGPLPRRAG; encoded by the coding sequence GTGTCGAACATTCCCTGTGCCGTCGCCTGCCCGACCGATGCGCTCACTGCACCGGCGCCGGGCATTACCGCCGCGCGCATGGGCCTGGCACGCATGACCGGGCCGGACACCTGCTACACCATCAACGGCACCGCGCAGTGCGGTGCGTGCTATCTGGCCTGCCCGGTCAAGGACGCGGCGATCACCATGGAACGGCGCAGCGCGGGCGGCCGGGTGTATTTCGAGCCGACCGTGAACGCCGCCCACTGCACCGGCTGCGGCAAGTGTGAAGCAGCCTGCGTGACCGAGGAGGCGTCGATCAAGGTGTTGCCGCTCGCGCTGGCACGACAGGATCGGCTCGGTCCCTTGCCGCGTCGAGCTGGGTGA
- a CDS encoding pyruvate carboxylase encodes MNPIKSLLVANRSEIAIRVFRAASEMNIRTVAIYSKEDRLALHRFKADEAYLVGEGKGPIAAYLDIADIIRIAKEAGVDAIHPGYGLLSENPDFAEACAAAGIRFIGPSPTAMRELGNKVAARALAERAGVPVVPATGALPADLDACKAQAAAVGYPLMLKASWGGGGRGMRVVETEADLAGALEVARREAASAFGNDEVYLEKLVRRARHVEVQVLGDTHGNLVHLFERDCSVQRRNQKVVERAPAPYLDEATRSELCASALRLAREVGYSHAGTVEFLMDADTGAFYFIEVNPRIQVEHTVTEQVTGIDIVKAQIRVTEGARIGEEGSIVPPQSQIRLNGHALQCRVTTEDPENGFAPDYGKLTAYRSASGMGVRLDGGTAYAGAVITPYYDSLLVKVTAWDNTAAEAARRMDRALREFRIRGVTTNLAFLENVIAHPQFISGECITRFIDDTPELFAFTPRRDRATRLLNFLGEVTVNGNPEMKGRTAPLGPLAAPILPKVDLTTAPPAGSRDRLKAMGADAFARWMRETPQVLLTDTSMRDAHQSLFATRMRTRDMVAVAPHYARLAPELFSMECWGGATFDVALRFLKEDPWTRLAELRQAMPNLLLQMLLRASNAVGYTNYPDNVVRQFVQRAAAGRDGEGGIDLFRVFDSLNWVDNMRVAIDAVRETGALCEAAICYTGDLFDSARSKYNLQYYVKMAKDLEKAGAQILAIKDMAGVCRPRAASALVKALRDEVGLPIHFHTHDTSGIAAASVLAAVDAGVDAVDGALDALSGLTAQPNLGSIAAALQGHDRDPGVNLANLQKLSRYWEGVRRQYQPFEADIRSGTSDVYLHEMPGGQYTNLREQARAVGIDHHWPEVAQAYAEVNLLFGDIVKVTPTSKVVGDMALFMVTNGLSTADVMDPAREIAFPESVVQLMRGELGYPADGFPAALQAKVLAGEKPLVGRAGDHLPPVDLDAARAELAKLLERDASDAELASSLMYPKVFRDYATHEATYGDVSVLPTPAFFYGLADGEEIVVDIDRGKRLVVRLLGRAESEDGHMKLFFELNGQPRLIKVPIAGVANTSERPKAQDGNPDQVGAPMPGVIGSVGAREGQHVNRGDTLMTLEAMKMELAIKAERDGTVGAIHVKPGTQVSAKDLLLAFKA; translated from the coding sequence ATGAATCCCATCAAGAGTCTCCTCGTCGCCAACCGATCCGAGATCGCCATCCGCGTGTTCCGCGCCGCCAGCGAGATGAACATCCGCACCGTGGCCATCTACTCCAAGGAAGACCGCCTCGCCCTGCACCGCTTCAAGGCCGACGAGGCCTACCTGGTGGGCGAAGGCAAGGGGCCGATCGCCGCCTACCTGGACATCGCCGACATCATCCGCATCGCCAAGGAAGCGGGCGTGGACGCCATCCACCCCGGCTATGGCCTGCTCTCCGAGAACCCGGACTTTGCCGAGGCCTGTGCGGCCGCAGGCATCCGCTTCATCGGCCCGAGCCCCACGGCCATGCGCGAACTGGGCAACAAGGTGGCCGCCCGGGCGCTGGCCGAGCGCGCCGGCGTGCCGGTGGTGCCGGCCACCGGCGCCCTGCCCGCCGATCTTGACGCCTGCAAGGCGCAGGCCGCGGCGGTCGGCTATCCGCTGATGCTCAAGGCCAGCTGGGGCGGTGGTGGCCGCGGCATGCGGGTGGTCGAGACCGAGGCCGACCTGGCCGGCGCGCTCGAAGTGGCGCGCCGCGAGGCGGCCAGCGCCTTCGGCAACGACGAGGTGTACCTCGAAAAACTCGTGCGCCGCGCCCGCCATGTGGAAGTGCAGGTCCTCGGCGACACCCACGGCAACCTGGTGCACCTCTTTGAGCGCGATTGCTCGGTGCAGCGGCGCAACCAGAAGGTGGTCGAGCGTGCGCCCGCGCCCTATCTCGACGAAGCCACCCGCAGCGAACTGTGCGCCTCCGCCCTGCGTCTGGCGCGTGAAGTCGGCTACAGCCATGCCGGCACGGTCGAGTTCCTCATGGACGCCGACACCGGCGCCTTCTACTTCATCGAGGTGAACCCGCGCATCCAGGTGGAGCACACCGTCACCGAGCAGGTCACCGGCATCGACATCGTCAAGGCGCAGATCCGCGTCACCGAGGGCGCGCGCATCGGCGAGGAAGGCAGCATCGTGCCGCCGCAATCGCAGATCCGCCTCAACGGCCACGCCCTGCAGTGCCGCGTCACCACCGAAGACCCGGAGAACGGCTTCGCCCCCGACTACGGCAAGCTCACCGCCTACCGCAGCGCCTCGGGCATGGGCGTGCGCCTGGACGGCGGCACGGCCTACGCCGGCGCGGTGATCACCCCCTACTACGACTCGCTGCTGGTCAAGGTCACCGCCTGGGACAACACCGCCGCCGAAGCAGCCCGCCGCATGGACCGCGCCCTGCGCGAGTTCCGCATCCGCGGGGTGACCACCAACCTGGCCTTCCTCGAAAACGTGATCGCCCACCCGCAGTTCATCTCGGGCGAGTGCATCACCCGCTTCATCGACGACACGCCCGAGCTGTTCGCGTTCACCCCGCGCCGCGACCGCGCCACCCGCCTGCTCAACTTCCTCGGCGAGGTGACCGTGAACGGCAACCCCGAGATGAAGGGCCGCACCGCCCCGCTCGGCCCGCTGGCCGCCCCGATCCTGCCCAAAGTGGACCTCACCACCGCGCCGCCGGCCGGCTCGCGCGACCGCCTCAAGGCCATGGGCGCCGACGCCTTTGCCCGCTGGATGCGCGAAACGCCGCAGGTGCTGCTCACCGACACTAGCATGCGCGACGCCCACCAGTCGCTCTTCGCCACCCGCATGCGCACCCGCGACATGGTCGCCGTGGCCCCGCACTACGCCCGCCTCGCCCCCGAACTGTTCTCCATGGAATGCTGGGGCGGCGCGACCTTTGACGTGGCCCTGCGCTTCCTCAAGGAAGACCCGTGGACCCGCCTGGCCGAGCTGCGCCAGGCCATGCCCAACCTGCTGCTGCAGATGCTGCTGCGCGCCTCCAACGCCGTGGGCTACACCAACTACCCCGACAACGTGGTGCGCCAGTTCGTGCAGCGCGCCGCGGCCGGCCGCGATGGCGAAGGTGGCATCGACCTGTTCCGCGTGTTCGACTCGCTCAACTGGGTGGACAACATGCGCGTGGCCATCGACGCGGTGCGCGAGACCGGCGCGCTGTGCGAGGCGGCCATCTGCTACACCGGCGACCTCTTCGACAGCGCGCGCTCCAAGTACAACCTGCAGTACTACGTAAAGATGGCCAAGGACCTGGAAAAGGCCGGCGCGCAGATCCTCGCCATCAAGGACATGGCCGGCGTGTGCCGCCCGCGCGCGGCCAGCGCGCTGGTCAAGGCGCTGCGCGACGAGGTCGGCCTGCCCATCCACTTCCACACCCATGACACCAGCGGCATCGCCGCCGCCAGCGTGCTGGCCGCGGTCGATGCCGGCGTGGATGCCGTCGACGGCGCGCTCGACGCCCTCTCCGGCCTCACCGCCCAGCCCAACCTCGGCTCCATCGCCGCCGCCCTGCAAGGCCACGACCGCGACCCCGGCGTGAACCTGGCCAACCTGCAGAAGCTCTCGCGCTACTGGGAAGGCGTGCGCCGCCAATACCAGCCCTTCGAGGCCGACATCCGCTCGGGCACCTCGGACGTCTACCTGCACGAGATGCCGGGCGGGCAGTACACCAACCTGCGCGAACAGGCCCGCGCCGTGGGCATCGACCACCACTGGCCGGAAGTCGCCCAGGCCTACGCCGAGGTGAACCTGCTGTTCGGCGACATCGTCAAGGTCACCCCCACCTCCAAGGTGGTCGGCGACATGGCCCTGTTCATGGTCACCAACGGGCTGAGCACCGCCGACGTGATGGACCCGGCACGCGAGATCGCCTTCCCCGAATCGGTCGTGCAGCTCATGCGCGGCGAGCTGGGCTACCCCGCCGACGGCTTCCCCGCAGCGCTGCAAGCCAAGGTGCTCGCCGGCGAGAAGCCGCTCGTCGGCCGCGCCGGCGACCACCTGCCGCCGGTCGACCTCGACGCCGCCCGCGCCGAACTGGCCAAGCTGCTCGAGCGCGACGCCTCGGACGCCGAACTGGCCTCCTCGCTGATGTACCCCAAGGTCTTCCGCGACTACGCCACGCATGAAGCCACCTATGGCGACGTCTCCGTGCTGCCCACCCCGGCCTTCTTCTACGGCCTGGCCGATGGCGAGGAGATCGTGGTCGACATCGACCGCGGCAAGCGCCTGGTCGTGCGCCTGCTCGGCCGCGCCGAGAGTGAAGACGGCCACATGAAGCTGTTCTTCGAGCTCAACGGCCAGCCGCGCCTGATCAAGGTGCCCATCGCGGGCGTCGCCAACACCAGCGAACGCCCCAAGGCTCAGGACGGCAACCCCGACCAGGTCGGCGCGCCCATGCCCGGCGTGATCGGCAGCGTCGGCGCCCGCGAAGGCCAGCATGTGAATCGTGGCGACACGTTGATGACGCTCGAAGCCATGAAGATGGAGCTGGCCATCAAGGCCGAGCGCGACGGCACCGTCGGCGCCATCCACGTCAAGCCGGGTACCCAAGTCAGCGCCAAGGACCTGCTGCTGGCATTCAAGGCCTGA
- a CDS encoding branched-chain amino acid transaminase, which produces MSMENRDGWIWMDGQWTPWRDAKVHAMTHTLHYGLGCFEGIRAYATPNGPAIFRLDEHIERLFDSAKILGLDMPWDAPTLRQACIDAIGKNDLASGYIRPLVFLGAEKAGVDPIGTEVHVMIAAWAWGAYLGADGMDKGIRVKVASFARHHVNVQMCRAKSVSTYTNSILACREARQEGYDEALLLDTDGFVAEGPGENVFVVKRGQIYEPEITSALDGITRRTIHALAADAGLRIASRRITRDELYVADEVFFTGTAAEVTPVVEVDRRRVGSGSPGPVTRELQRRFFATVRGEDDTHGSWLTPCPR; this is translated from the coding sequence ATGAGTATGGAAAACCGCGACGGCTGGATCTGGATGGACGGGCAATGGACGCCCTGGCGCGACGCCAAGGTGCACGCCATGACCCACACCCTGCACTACGGTCTGGGCTGCTTCGAGGGCATCCGCGCCTACGCCACGCCCAACGGCCCGGCCATCTTCCGCCTGGACGAACACATCGAGCGCCTGTTCGACTCGGCCAAAATCCTCGGCCTCGACATGCCCTGGGATGCCCCCACGCTGCGCCAGGCCTGCATCGACGCCATCGGCAAGAACGACCTGGCAAGCGGCTACATCCGCCCGCTGGTGTTTCTCGGCGCGGAGAAAGCCGGGGTCGATCCGATCGGCACCGAGGTGCATGTGATGATCGCCGCCTGGGCCTGGGGCGCCTATCTCGGTGCCGACGGCATGGACAAGGGCATCCGCGTCAAGGTGGCCAGCTTCGCCCGCCACCATGTGAATGTGCAGATGTGCCGCGCCAAGTCGGTGTCCACCTACACCAACTCCATCCTCGCCTGCCGCGAGGCCCGGCAGGAAGGCTATGACGAGGCCCTGCTGCTCGACACCGACGGCTTCGTCGCCGAGGGGCCGGGCGAGAACGTGTTCGTGGTCAAGCGCGGCCAGATCTACGAGCCCGAGATCACCTCTGCGCTCGACGGCATCACCCGGCGCACCATTCACGCCCTGGCTGCCGACGCAGGCTTGCGCATCGCCTCGCGACGCATCACCCGCGACGAGCTCTACGTGGCCGACGAGGTGTTCTTCACCGGCACCGCCGCCGAAGTGACACCCGTGGTGGAAGTCGATCGCCGCCGCGTGGGCAGCGGCAGCCCGGGGCCGGTCACCCGCGAACTGCAACGCCGCTTTTTCGCCACCGTGCGCGGCGAGGACGACACCCACGGCAGCTGGCTGACACCCTGCCCGCGCTGA
- a CDS encoding LysR substrate-binding domain-containing protein, with protein MLTLPPPHTLIAFEVAARHGSFLRAGEELCITASAVSHRIKALEDWLGQALFLRINRRIELTRAGEAYLAEVRPALERIEAASRQLRRQAGQTLRISVAPAFGAKWLVGRLAGYQQAHPALEFTLSSSTRLDPMLDGTADLGLRYGRPPWPGLTAFKLSDEIVAPLCTPALAATLNSPADLARARLLRHPLLHWQPWFAAAGLDWAEPDSGPEFDDAMMMLEAAAAGTGVALSVGLLARSYRAAGTLVAPFELTVPGQGFYAVLPPATANQAWIRDFVRWLQHEVRAPHDA; from the coding sequence ATGCTCACCCTGCCCCCACCCCACACCCTCATCGCCTTTGAGGTCGCCGCCCGCCACGGCAGCTTCCTGCGCGCCGGCGAAGAGCTGTGCATTACCGCCTCGGCAGTCAGCCATCGCATCAAGGCGCTGGAGGACTGGCTGGGGCAGGCGCTGTTCCTGCGCATCAACCGCCGCATCGAGCTGACCCGCGCGGGCGAGGCGTATCTGGCGGAAGTGCGCCCAGCGCTGGAACGCATCGAGGCGGCTTCGCGGCAGCTGCGGCGGCAGGCGGGGCAGACGCTGCGCATCAGCGTGGCGCCGGCCTTCGGCGCCAAGTGGCTGGTGGGGCGGCTGGCCGGCTATCAGCAGGCCCATCCGGCGCTGGAATTCACGCTGTCGTCGTCCACCCGGCTGGACCCGATGCTCGACGGCACGGCCGACCTCGGCCTGCGCTACGGCCGCCCGCCCTGGCCGGGGCTGACGGCCTTCAAGCTCAGTGACGAAATCGTGGCGCCGCTGTGCACGCCGGCGCTGGCGGCCACGCTGAACTCGCCGGCCGACCTGGCCCGCGCCCGCCTGCTGCGCCACCCGCTGCTGCACTGGCAACCCTGGTTTGCCGCGGCGGGCCTGGATTGGGCGGAGCCGGACAGCGGGCCGGAGTTCGATGACGCAATGATGATGCTCGAAGCCGCCGCGGCAGGCACAGGCGTCGCCCTGAGTGTCGGGCTGCTGGCACGCAGCTATCGGGCGGCTGGCACGCTGGTGGCCCCCTTCGAGCTCACCGTGCCCGGCCAGGGCTTTTATGCGGTGCTGCCGCCCGCCACGGCAAACCAGGCCTGGATCCGGGACTTCGTGCGCTGGCTGCAGCACGAGGTGCGTGCGCCCCACGACGCTTGA
- a CDS encoding mechanosensitive ion channel domain-containing protein codes for MNLQDYFSEDQWLPRVVATLVLVVIFVIGRRLVTRYVRGDAGVLDASRRRRVFYARSAFNLGMAVALLLLWLGHLQNIMLSLTAVTVAVVLATKELIMCVSGFMLRTGAGLYSVGDWIEVNGVRGEVSDYNLLSTTVLELSSPKKGHGYTGNVIVMPNSLFLTHPVRNERLGRHYVQHPFVVTVEAGLDVCAALAWWQTETAAACADFADEARQVSLAVDRALSADVQGPAPVVHVGTTDGALVSFQVQLFCPAARAQALEVGLSSAFLSAVAAGRFVPTPPAERAR; via the coding sequence ATGAACCTGCAGGACTATTTCAGCGAAGACCAGTGGCTGCCGCGGGTGGTGGCGACGCTGGTGTTGGTGGTGATCTTCGTGATCGGCCGGCGGCTGGTCACGCGCTATGTCCGCGGCGACGCCGGCGTGCTCGACGCGTCGCGCCGACGGCGGGTGTTCTACGCCCGCAGCGCCTTCAACCTGGGCATGGCGGTGGCGCTGCTGCTGCTGTGGCTGGGCCACCTGCAGAACATCATGCTGTCGCTCACCGCGGTGACCGTTGCCGTGGTGCTGGCCACCAAGGAACTGATCATGTGCGTGAGCGGTTTCATGCTGCGCACCGGCGCGGGCTTGTATTCGGTGGGCGACTGGATCGAGGTCAATGGCGTGCGCGGCGAAGTCAGCGACTACAACCTGCTGTCGACCACCGTGCTCGAGCTTTCATCGCCGAAGAAGGGGCATGGCTATACCGGCAATGTCATCGTGATGCCCAACAGCCTGTTCCTCACCCACCCGGTGCGCAATGAACGGCTGGGGCGCCACTATGTGCAGCACCCCTTCGTGGTGACCGTCGAGGCCGGACTGGATGTGTGCGCGGCGCTGGCCTGGTGGCAGACGGAAACGGCCGCCGCCTGCGCCGACTTTGCCGACGAGGCCCGCCAGGTCAGCCTGGCGGTCGACCGTGCGCTGTCGGCCGACGTGCAGGGGCCCGCGCCGGTGGTTCATGTCGGTACGACCGACGGTGCGCTGGTGAGCTTCCAGGTGCAGTTGTTCTGCCCCGCCGCGCGGGCGCAGGCGCTGGAGGTCGGGCTGAGTAGCGCCTTTCTCAGTGCCGTGGCGGCCGGGCGCTTTGTCCCGACGCCGCCAGCGGAGCGCGCGCGCTGA